Sequence from the Catenuloplanes indicus genome:
CGAGGTGCTCAACATCGGCGGCGCGTCCATCACCAACCTGCAACTCGGCATCCTGGCCTGCGCGCTGGCGATGATGGTGGCGCTGGACCTGTTCATCAACCGCACCCGGATGGGCCGCGGCGTGCGCGCCGTCGCCCAGGACCCGCAGACCTCCGCGCTGATGGGCGTGGACAAGGACCGGGTCATTCTGCTGATCTTCGTGCTCGGCGGCATGATGGCCGGCGTCGCGGCGGTGCTCTACAACATCAAGATCGGCAGCACCACGTACAACGTGGGCTTCCTGCTGGGCATCAAGGCGTTCGCGGCCGCGGTGCTCGGCGGCATCGGCAACCTGCGGGGCGCGCTGCTCGGCGGCCTGCTCATCGGCCTGGTGGAGAACTATGGCGCCGGCCTGTTCGGCAACGAGTGGATGAACGCGGTCGCCTTCGTGGCGCTCGTCGGGGTGCTGCTGTTCCGCCCGACCGGCCTGCTCGGCGAGTCGCTGAGGGGAGCCCGGGCATGATGGACGCACTCCGCGCGGCGGACGGCCGACGGCTGGCCGCGCTGGCCGCCATGCGCGAGCGCTGGCGGGCCTTGCCCAAGCCGATGCGCTTCGCCGTGGTGGTGGCGCTGGTGGCGCTGCTCTACGGCCTGCCCAACCTGAACATCCCGCTGATCCGTACGCCGGACACGGACTTCACCTCCGTGCTCTTCCTGGTCGCCATCTACGTGCTGGTCGCGGTCGGGCTGAACGTGGTGATCGGCCTGGCGGGCCTGCTCGACCTCGGCTACATCGGGTTCTACGCGGTCGGCGCGTACACCGTGGCGATCTTCGCGTCGCCGTCGTCCGTGGTGGCCACGAAGCTGCCGTGGCTGGCCTGCATCCCGCTGGCGATCGGCATCGCGATGCTCTCCGGCGTCATCCTGGGCTGGCCCACGCTGCGGTTGCGCGGTGACTACCTGGCGATCGTCACGCTCGGCTTCGGCGAGATCGTCCGGCTGATCGCGGTGAACTGGGACGTGCCGAACGGTCAGCGTGGCATCTCCGGCATCCCCGGCCCGCCCGGGACCTGGGCGGACGGCTCGCCGCTGTTCGGGCTGATCGACGTGCGGCCGTTCTACTGGCTGGCGCTCACGGTCGTGATCGTCTGCATGCTCGCGGTCGGCCGGCTGGAGCACAGCCGGGTCGGCCGGTCCTGGCTGGCGATCCGCGAGGACGAGGACGCGGCCGAGGTTATGGGCGTGAACACGTTCAAGTTCAAGCTCTGGGCGTTCGCGATCGGCGCGGCGCTGGGCGGGCTCTCCGGCGCGCTCTTCGCCAGCAAGCAGGCGTTCATCAACTCGGACAGCTTCGACCTGCTCACCTCGATCCTGTTCGTGGCCGCGGTCGTGCTCGGCGGCTCCGGGAACATGGCCGGCGTGACGGTCGGCGCGATCCTCATCTCGTACCTGCCGGAGCGGTTCCGGGGATTCGCCGACTACCGCCTGCTGGTGTTCGGCATCGCATTGGTCGCCATCATGGTCTTCCGTCCGCAGGGGCTGATCCCGAGCCGGCGTCGCGCGGTCGAACTCAAGGACAAGCGAGAGGAGGCCGTCGTTGTCTGAGCAGATGCTGCTGGCGGATCCGGCGCGGACCGAGGTCGGCGACACGCTGTTGCACATGGAGAACGTCACGATGCGCTTCGGCGGCGTGGTCGCGCTGGACGGCGTCGACTTCGCGCTCCGGCGTGGTGAGATCCTCGGACTGATCGGCCCGAACGGCGCCGGCAAGACCACCTGTTTCAACGCGATGACCGGTGTGTACACGCCCACCTCGGGCCGGATCACGTTCGACGGCCAGAAGGTGAGCGGGCGCAAGCGGCACCGGATCACGCAGCTGGGCATCGCCCGCACATTCCAGAACATCCGGCTCTTCCCGGAGCTGACGGCGCTGGAGAACGTGATGGTCGGCGTGGACAGCCGGCACCACACCAGCGTGCCCGGCACGCTCTTTCCGGTCTGGCGCACGCCGCGCCGCCAGGACGAGTTCACCGGCGACCCGCGCTGGCACGGGCTGCAGCGCCTGGTAGGCATCTCCCGGTTCGCCCGGGAGGAGCGGCGGGCCCGGGAGACCGCGTACGACCTGCTGCGCTTCGTCGGCATCGAGAAGCGGGCCGGCGAGGCCGCGCGCAACCTGCCCTACGGCGACCAGCGGCGCCTGGAGATCGCGCGTGCGCTGGCCACCGATCCGAAGCTGCTCTGCCTGGACGAGCCGGCCGCCGGGTTCAACCCGGCGGAGAAGGAACGGCTGCTGGAGTTGATCCGCGCGATCCGGGACCGAGGCCCGAGCGTGCTGGTCATCGAGCACGACATGCGCCTGGTGATGGGCGTGACCGACCGGATCGTGGTGCTCGAGTTCGGCCGCAAGATCGCTGAGGGGACGCCGGCCGAGATCCGTGAGGACCCGGCCGTCATCGCCGCCTACCTGGGAGTTCCGGACGATGAGTGACCTGCTGCTGGAGATCGATGACATCTCCGTGAAGTACGGCCGGATCGAGGCGCTGCACGGCGTCACCATCACGGTCGGGCGTGGCGAGATCGTGGCGCTGATCGGCGCGAACGGCGCCGGCAAGAGCACCACCATGCGGGCCATCTCCGGCCTGCGCCCGCTGGCCACGGGCGCGATCCGGTTCGACGGCACGGACATCTCCCGCATGCCCGCGCACAAGCGGGTCGGTCTCGGCCTGTGCCAGGCGCCGGAGGGGCGGGGCGTGTTCCCCGGCATGACGGTAATGGAGAACCTGGACATGGGCGCGTACGGCCGCCGTGACCGGGCCGGGATCAGGGAGGACCTGGACCGGGTGTTCGGCCTGTTCCCGCGCCTGGCCCAGCGCAAGGGCCAGCTCGGCGGCACCATGTCCGGCGGCGAGCAGCAGATGCTGACGATCGGCCGCGCGCTGATGGCTCGGCCGCAGTTGCTGTTGCTGGACGAGCCGTCGATGGGCCTGGCGCCGATGCTGATCAAACAGATCTTCACCATCATCAAGGAGATCAATGCGCAGGGCACCACCGTCCTGGTGGTGGAGCAGAACGCACAGCAGGCACTGGCGCTGGCCGATCGCGCCTACGTCCTGGAGACCGGCCGGATCGTCGGCACCGGACCAGGGGCGGAGCTGCTGCACGACCCGGCGGTACGAGAGGCCTACCTCGGCGCCGTGTGAACGCTTCTGTGGCACGCGGCGGGTGCCTCTCAGTCACCGCCGCGTGCCACTAAACATGTGAGACATGTTTAGGTGCTGAACATTTAACAAACCGGTCGTGAACCAGTCCTGACGCAGCGTCGTAATCGGCGGTTGACGTGGGGCTATGCCCCAGACACGGCATTGGTGAAGGGGCGAATGCATGGCTGGCCCAGCGATTCTCAATCCCTCAGCCCAGCTCTGCCCGGACGGCCACCTCATTCCGACCGGCGGCGGAAGCATGTTCTACCACCCGTTCCCGCTGGGTACGCCGGTCGACCTGGTCGCGGTGATCCACGCGATGAACGCGCCGAAGGAGGCCGGGCCGACGTTCTCGATGGGCCACTCCGGGCTGGTCGACGTGGGTGCGCTGGAGACCGCCTCACGGGTCGTGCACGACCTGATGGAGAACATGGGCACCGCCCGCCGGATTTCCACCCAGCTGCCCGCCGGCGCCGAGCAGACCGCGATCACGACCTGGCAGAAGGCTTCTGACATGGTCGGGGTGCCGATCAGCACCGGCTACCAGCCGTGGATGGAGACCTCGCCGCGCGTTGTCCGGGTGGGCGCGGAGGGCCACCCGGACGCGGCCGGCGGGTTCGTCCGGGTACTGCCGAAGGGGCTGGCCGTGATGCGCGGCGCGCTCGACGCGGCGTCCCGGCTCGCCGGCGGGACCGCCGCGTCGCCGTGGGACCGGCTGCAGGAGCTGATCGCCGCGGTCGCCGAGATCCGTGAGGAGCTGAGGGTGCCGCGCTCCGGCACCCCGGCCGGCGCGCAGTACTGGCAGGCCGGTTACCAGCTGGCAGCCGGCATCGCGCTCGGCCTGACGGTTCCCGCCGAGCTCGCCACCGCGGTCACCCCGATCGCGCCGGAGCAGCTGGCCGCGCTGCTCGGCGACGCGGTGCCCGTGACCGACGCGCGGCAGCTGGCCGCACGCCTGGCCGCCGAGCCGGGCGCGCGGGCGCTGGTGCACCGGGCCGGCAGCGGCGGCGGCGGATCGTCGCGCTGGCTGGTCTCGCACGACGGCGCACTGTGGTGGGTGGACCTGGCCGCGTCCGCGGACGAGGCGACCACCCGGTTCGACCCCGAGGACTCCCGGCATCTCGCCGCGCTGACCGAGGCCGGCGTCTCGGTCCGGATGCTCACCCCGGCCCCCTCGCCGGAACCGTCCTTCGCACCGAAGTCCGGTCTGGTCGACGCGCTGATCGATCCGGTTCTCGGCCGCCGTGCCGCCGGCATGCTGAACACCCGGCCCCGCCCGCAGGCCGGTGAGGTCCCCGGCATCGGTACCGGGGCGACCGGGCCGGAGGCACTGATCCAGGCCGAGTTCGACGCGGTCGCGGCGGACCTGCGCGGCAGCGACCCCCGCCGCCAGTTCGACGCGGTCGACGACCTGATCAGTACCCGACTGCCCGCGGTCCGGGCCCGGTTCGCCGCCCAGGAGACCGCCCAGGAGCAGGCACGGATCGTCGCGATGCGGGCGGTCACCGCGCACACCCGTGCGATCAGCCGCCTGGACGACGCCATCCGTGATCGCGAGCGGGAGATCGCGGACAACGAGGACACGCTCCGCGAATTCGGGCGGCGGATCGAGGAGGCGGAGTCCAACCTCGCCATCCGGAGGACCAGGCACGAGGAGGAGGTCCTCGCGTTCAACGAGGCCGAGCGGGCCGCCCGCACCGCACCCGCCGGCACGACCCCGGCACAGCGGCAGACCCTCGCGGGGGCGGTACAGGACGCGATGAAGGCGGTCGGCGAGGCCAAGGCGGAGATCACCGCGGTGACGCGCCAGATCAAGAAGCTGACGATCGCCAGGGACTCGCTGATCTCGGACATCCGGGATGCGCGGGCGGCGAACGCGGCGGACCGGGCGTCCAGGGCCGCCGAGGGTGGCCAGCGGAACCTGCAGCAGCGGGCCGGGCGCGCGGCGATCGAGGCCCGGGACACCGCCCTGGCCGACCAGCAGCTGGTCGACGCGAACCTGGCCTACCTGCGGTCGCTCGCCGCGGACTGGGCCGGGCTCGAGTACGGCGATGTGGTCCGCACCGCCGACCGGGTGGCAGCCAGCGAGACGGCCGGCTCGGCCACGCGCACGCTCCACGACACGGCCGCGGCGGAGGTGACCGCCATCTTCGGCCGGGCGGCCGCGGTCACGCCGGAGGACGTCGGCCGGCTCGCCTACCTCGGGCACCTGGACAAGGCGCGGACCAGGGTCGAGACCGCGCACCGGGCCGGGCTGCCCGCGCTGCGGGCCACCACCCAGGCACATATCGACCGGCTGGTCCGGCTGACCGGTCGCGCGGCCCCGAGTGCGGCCGAGATGACCCGGATGGTCGACGCGGCCGTGTCGCTCAAGCTCTGGACCGATCTCTCGGACGCGTTCGACTCGGCCCGCCCGGCCGCCGAGCAGGCCCGGGCGGACGCGGCCGACCAGACCCGGGTCCTGATCGAGCAGGGCGGCAACCTGGGCGAGCTGCTGAACCGGTTCACGGACCGGGCCACCCGGCGGGTCAGCCTGCCGCAGACCGGCGGGTACGTGGCCAGTCTCGGAACCCGCACCGAACTGGTCAACGCCCCGTCCGCGCCCTGGTTCCTGCGGGAGAGGGGCGTGCTCGGCGACGGCTACGTCCGACGCGTCAACGACCACCCGCAGGCGAACGGCATCGCGACGTTCGCCCGGACGCTGACCACCGCGGTGAAGAGCCGGCTCGGCTCGTCCACGCGGCCCTGGAAGTCGGTGCCGAACGAGGTCGAGACGTGGCTGACCAAACAGCTCGTCAGCAAGGACGAGCGGCACTGGGAGAAGATGATCGAGTCCGGCGTCGGCCGCGACTTCAACGGCCGCTTCGTCCGCGTGCACGTGCGGCCGGCCAACCCGGCGTACCAGATCCAGGATCCGCAGGGTCTCAAGCCCGGCGAGGCGAACATGCACGTCCGGGGCGCCGACATCGCCTACTCCCGGAGCCGGGGCGGGGGCGGTGGCTGGGGACTGCCGCTCGGCGCGGCCGTCTTCTTCGAGACCGCCAGCGAGATCGTCCGGTTCGCCATCGGCCCGATCGCCCGCTTCTTCGTCGGCGGCTCGCGGCGCTGGTCCGAGACGGCGAGCGGCAGCGTGCAGGCCGAGAACATGATCTTCACCGGAGACTTCGCCACCCACCAGTTCGGTGCGGACGCCCAGGTGATCGTCGAAGTCGACGGGCAGCAGATCGTCAGCCAGGACCTGGCCGGTCACCTGGTGCTGGCCATGCCGCAGCTGCTGTCCAGCAAGCGCGACGAGGTGGACCCGGCCACGGTGGGCGCGGCCACCCGGGTGAACAACCCGGCTGCGCTGCTCGGTCAGGACTTCGCGGTCAGCGCGGCCACATTCGAGGATCCGCTGACCGAACTGCAGAACCAGCTGCAGCGGCATCCCGACTTCAAGCTGTCCGCCCGCAACGCGGCCCGGGTGGTGGACAAGCTGCGCCGGGAGATGATGAACCAGAAGTCGGCCAAGGACTCGAACCAGTGGTGGACCTCGAACAGCTGGGTCTCGCCGTTCGTGTCGATGAAGGTGGGCAAGCTTCGCCGGCTGGAGGGGCACCTGCGGACCGGTGGGAAGCTGGTCGACCTGCGCCGGATCACCGACACCGCCGGCCTGATCCGCAACGACATGGCGGTCACCGCCGGCCGGGGCCGGGGCTCCGGCGGCAGTTCCGCGGCGGCCGGCCGGATCGGCGGCGAGCCGCCACTGTCGCTCGGCGAGCACCTGGTGCTGCCGCGCTGGGACGTCGCGTTCATGGCCAGCAACCGGTCCACCGGACGGTCACTGTCCGCGGAGTCGACCGCCCGGACCATGCTCACCCGCAAGGCTACGATGATCCGCTACCTGGCCACGGTCGCCACCGACATGACGCTGGACTCCAGCCGCGGGCAGCTGGGGGTGCGGCGGAACGCGACCGTGGAGCTGGTCGTGCCGGCCCCGTACGCGGACGCGTTCGAGGAGCAGATCCTGGCCACGCCGGCGCTGCGCGAGGTCTTCGCGAAGCCGCCCCACACGGTCGTCACCATGCCGGAGACCGGCCGGAGCTGGCGGAACCCGATGAGCAGCCCGGCGCCCAAGGCGTGGCCGGGCAAGGGCGCGCGCACCCCGGCGGACCTGCGGAAGATCGCCGAGAAGCACCGGATCGAGGTGTCGGTTCCGGACCCGGACAATCCCGGGCCGGCCTGGGCCTGGGCGCATCGGGGCACACCGGCCCGGACCTGGGCGCAGACCGGCAAGTTCAAGGTGCGGTTCCGCCACCCGGAGAACGGCGACTTCGAGTATGCCGGCGTGGACGAGGTCCCGGTGTTCCGTTACCGCACCGACCCGGCGAACACCGGCCGGATCATCGGCGCCACCGTGTTCACGAAGGGCACGGTGCACCCGCCCGGCGGGACGCCGCAGACGGACGTGGTCGCGGTGGAGTTCGTGCGGAACCCGGCGTTCCCCGCACCGGCCGCGGCCGCGGTGGCCGGTGACGGTGCCGCCGTAACGCCGCCGCCGTGGCACTCCTCCGGCGTGCGGGACGCGATCGACCTGTACGTGCTCGCCAAGCAGCATCCGATCGAGATCGCGGTCGCCGGGCGGTCCGGCGCGCGGACGCCGCAGCTGATCGAGAATCTGCCGGACAGCCTGCACACGCTGTGGCTGTCCCGGCAGTCGGTGCTGCTGCGCGGCGACGGCGACTACACCTATGCCGCGGGCGACTCCACCGCGGCGCGTTTCCGGTACGTGGTGGACGAGCGCGGCATGGTGGTCTCCGCGATCCCGCTCGGCAACCCGGTCACCAACGCGGGCGTGACCACCCGGGCGGCCGGGACCGCGGTGCCGAACCCGGCGCTGTCGCTGCCCGCCCGGCAGCCCTCGGCCACCCCGGCCGAGGCGGTCCGCCAGGTGCAGCGCTACCTCGACGGTGTGACCGCCTACACCCAGATCCAGCTCTCCACCGGGGTGCCGGCGCAGGTGACCGCGCTGCTGAGCGCGCATCCGCAGGTCGAGCTGCTCGACCAGACCGGCGCCCGGGTGCCCGGCCAGGTGCTGCCGACCGGGCCGCGGCCCGCCGAGGCGACCCGCGGCGTGGTGCACTCCGACGGCTGGGTTAACCAAGGGCTCAAGCCGCTCTCCGGCCCGACCCGGGAGCCGTGGGCACTGGCCGCACGCAGCGGACTCGGGCCGGGCGCGCTGAAGGAGATGCCCGGCACCGAACTCATCTTCGCGGACGTGCTCATGCTGGTGGAGCAACAGATGCGGGCGGTCGGCAAGAAGCTGACGGCGCAGGCACGGCAGGAGCGGTTCTGGGAGCTGGCCGCGAAGTTCGGCGCGCCGGGCCTGCGCGGCGGGCAGCGGTCACTTTTCGACGGCGGCATCACGGACACGTACACGGTCGGTGATCTCACCTTCCACGTCAACCTGACCGGCACGCTCGGCGACC
This genomic interval carries:
- a CDS encoding branched-chain amino acid ABC transporter permease encodes the protein MNIDFLLSDFGELTITGLTQGAIYALIALGYTLVYGVLRLINFAHSEVFMIGTFASLGVWTAAGFGLNSGDPGTLAVLGLLGLAIVAAMLASGATAAVLEMVAYRPLRRRNAPNLVFLITAIGASVVIAEAAGVLTGRRPSGLPTLVRPVEVLNIGGASITNLQLGILACALAMMVALDLFINRTRMGRGVRAVAQDPQTSALMGVDKDRVILLIFVLGGMMAGVAAVLYNIKIGSTTYNVGFLLGIKAFAAAVLGGIGNLRGALLGGLLIGLVENYGAGLFGNEWMNAVAFVALVGVLLFRPTGLLGESLRGARA
- a CDS encoding branched-chain amino acid ABC transporter permease gives rise to the protein MMDALRAADGRRLAALAAMRERWRALPKPMRFAVVVALVALLYGLPNLNIPLIRTPDTDFTSVLFLVAIYVLVAVGLNVVIGLAGLLDLGYIGFYAVGAYTVAIFASPSSVVATKLPWLACIPLAIGIAMLSGVILGWPTLRLRGDYLAIVTLGFGEIVRLIAVNWDVPNGQRGISGIPGPPGTWADGSPLFGLIDVRPFYWLALTVVIVCMLAVGRLEHSRVGRSWLAIREDEDAAEVMGVNTFKFKLWAFAIGAALGGLSGALFASKQAFINSDSFDLLTSILFVAAVVLGGSGNMAGVTVGAILISYLPERFRGFADYRLLVFGIALVAIMVFRPQGLIPSRRRAVELKDKREEAVVV
- a CDS encoding ABC transporter ATP-binding protein — its product is MLLADPARTEVGDTLLHMENVTMRFGGVVALDGVDFALRRGEILGLIGPNGAGKTTCFNAMTGVYTPTSGRITFDGQKVSGRKRHRITQLGIARTFQNIRLFPELTALENVMVGVDSRHHTSVPGTLFPVWRTPRRQDEFTGDPRWHGLQRLVGISRFAREERRARETAYDLLRFVGIEKRAGEAARNLPYGDQRRLEIARALATDPKLLCLDEPAAGFNPAEKERLLELIRAIRDRGPSVLVIEHDMRLVMGVTDRIVVLEFGRKIAEGTPAEIREDPAVIAAYLGVPDDE
- a CDS encoding ABC transporter ATP-binding protein, with the protein product MLLEIDDISVKYGRIEALHGVTITVGRGEIVALIGANGAGKSTTMRAISGLRPLATGAIRFDGTDISRMPAHKRVGLGLCQAPEGRGVFPGMTVMENLDMGAYGRRDRAGIREDLDRVFGLFPRLAQRKGQLGGTMSGGEQQMLTIGRALMARPQLLLLDEPSMGLAPMLIKQIFTIIKEINAQGTTVLVVEQNAQQALALADRAYVLETGRIVGTGPGAELLHDPAVREAYLGAV